The proteins below come from a single Piscinibacter gummiphilus genomic window:
- a CDS encoding alpha/beta hydrolase, with the protein MARKHAGTIVFSHANSFPAGTYRVLFEAWKKAGYTVLAVEKYGHDPKYPVTNHWPRLRDQLVHFAEAKAKEPAFFVGHSLGGFLSLLAAAKQPDLARGVVMLDSPVIGGLLTPTIQFAKLTGLGMQFSPGAISRRRRDHWPNREAAHRHFASKDSFARWDPRVLEDYIACGIEDARPPMEPGVTLAFRREVETDIYNTLAHDIPGFLRRHPLRHPLAFIGGTQSTEVKRVGMHATERLANGRVSWIEGEHLFPFERPDETSAEVLRWLKVLAGLHSPVEA; encoded by the coding sequence ATGGCTCGCAAGCACGCCGGCACCATCGTCTTCTCGCACGCCAACAGTTTCCCAGCCGGCACGTACCGGGTGCTCTTCGAGGCGTGGAAGAAGGCCGGCTACACAGTCCTCGCCGTCGAGAAATACGGCCACGACCCGAAGTACCCGGTGACCAACCACTGGCCGCGCCTGCGTGATCAGCTGGTGCACTTCGCCGAGGCCAAGGCCAAGGAACCGGCCTTCTTCGTCGGCCATTCCCTGGGCGGCTTTCTGAGCCTGCTCGCCGCCGCCAAGCAGCCCGACCTCGCCCGCGGCGTCGTGATGCTGGATTCGCCCGTGATCGGCGGCCTGCTCACCCCGACCATCCAGTTCGCCAAGCTCACCGGCCTGGGCATGCAGTTCTCGCCGGGTGCGATCTCTCGCCGCCGCCGCGACCACTGGCCGAACCGAGAGGCCGCACACCGGCATTTCGCGAGCAAGGATTCCTTTGCCCGCTGGGACCCGCGCGTGCTCGAGGACTACATCGCCTGCGGCATCGAGGACGCCCGCCCTCCGATGGAACCCGGCGTGACGCTCGCCTTCCGCCGCGAGGTCGAGACCGACATCTACAACACCCTGGCGCACGACATCCCCGGCTTCCTGCGCCGCCACCCATTGCGGCACCCGCTGGCTTTCATCGGTGGCACGCAATCGACCGAGGTGAAGCGCGTGGGCATGCACGCCACCGAGCGGCTGGCCAACGGCCGGGTGTCGTGGATCGAGGGCGAGCACCTCTTCCCGTTCGAGCGGCCTGACGAGACCTCGGCCGAGGTGTTGCGCTGGCTCAAGGTGCTCGCCGGGCTGCACTCGCCCGTCGAAGCCTGA